A window of Benincasa hispida cultivar B227 chromosome 9, ASM972705v1, whole genome shotgun sequence genomic DNA:
CAACAACAGATGCTCTCATTTTAACTTTAACAAAGGCCAGCAAACCATTTTGAAGGATCCAATTACTCAAGTAACGTTGAAAAACACTTTCCAGCATATTAAACTGCGGTTTTAATGAATCAAGCAGGGGAGAATTCTCTGTGTGAGTATTTCTACTAAAGCATTTGTCTGGCAATAACTCAATTGAATCCTTGGAAAGGAAGCTAGATCTTATATAATCATTAGGATTTTGTGTCCTATAGGCAGACAATGTTGCAGAGCCGAGTACACGTAGAGGAAGCAAAGGTGAGCAAAATGGAAGTCGGAAAGGGTAAGTCCTGACTTTTCCATTGCTCGTTCTGGTTTCGTTCAGCAGTCTGGAAAGATTAGACGAATAAAACACAGAGACCTCCTCAGCGTCACTAACTTCTACTGTTATGCCTTCTCCCACCAGAATTCGTTTAAGACCAGCATGAGTGGCATTGTTCTGAGTCAAAATACATAGAGTTAATAATGGAACTGAAAAATTAAAACCCCCCACGGACAGTTCTAAGTCTACCTAGCAATATGAAACCTAAACAGAAAGATTATGGGTGCAACCAGCAAGCACTAGCAGCACACGGATGAACagttgtgaaaaaaaaaaataaaactaaagaaACTTTCATTCCACATTAAATACAGATATACTAACTATAGATTATACAGAATCCTCTTCCGTCAATGTTCACTCCACCCTGAATTGAAATATATAGGCTATTATCATCCACTAAAATCATAGTTCCTAGTCAAATTCTAGTCCAAACTAATTGACTTTGTAAAAAGTGGATAAAACCCTAAGCGTTAAGATCGTCTATTATTTCTAATTCTACCAGATAATCTCAACAAATTAAGTTTCATGAACAAACTTTTACAGGTTGCTGTAGTAAATCACATCCGAAGAAAGAACAAAATTCTAGCCATGCGAGTTTTGCATACTACAGTCTAAATCTGCTAACAGGCGTGGAAGATGAAAAGTTTGAATTAAAAGAAGTGAACATACAGGTAATAAGATAGAAAGATGAGCATCCCCTTCAACCATCAAATCAAAAGGACCCACAATTTTGAACGACCTAATTACAGCCACAGAACCGATGCCATTAATTAAAGAGCCGAAGCTAGTTTCATTAGCATAACTCGGTTTTTTCCACGAAGACACCTCGTCAGAAAATTTAGCCAACAGCCGAGTTTTCCCTAATCCCAGACGAATCTCATAGCTCTCCGCAAATCCAAACCTCACACTTTCAACATCAAATTCCAATATTTTAATTCCCTCCAAATCCCACTTCTGCTTTGCCGCTAATTCCTTCAAAACATCCTGATAAAAAAACATCAAAATCAGCGTAGTTATAATAGACGCCGTGATGAGATTTGTGTTCGTAACTCGATTTCGAGATCTGAATACCTGGAAGAGATGTGCATTGTTGTCGTCGTTGGAGGAGGAATGATTCAGGGAGGAAACGATCGATAGAGAGTTGAAAAATATAGAAGCTTGAAGTTGAAGCAGCAGGAACAGCAATGGCGTCCGATGGGGAATCTTCATCACCTTTGCCTCACTGAGACGGATCAGTATGGATCCAAACGGATTGAATCTTCccattctctctctctttctctcttcgtTCAGTATCTCCGGAATTATGAACTGATAACTTTCTCCTAATTTTTTTCCCTTGTACGTTGAGATGGAGAGTTTTGAACTAACATCCTTTTGATGTTTtcgaaaaagggaaaaaaaaaaaaatctaagttaCGCTCATGgtattaaattttagtttcatATGACAATATTTCTATCGATAAAATATCGTACATCTATTTGTGGATAGGTTTAGATTTATaggaaaatttataaaatgtaaatttaatataaataatagacgtATTAACTTATATTAAAATAGATTATATAGGGGGAATCTTTCACTTTcgtt
This region includes:
- the LOC120086963 gene encoding uncharacterized protein LOC120086963, with the translated sequence MGRFNPFGSILIRLSEAKVMKIPHRTPLLFLLLQLQASIFFNSLSIVSSLNHSSSNDDNNAHLFQDVLKELAAKQKWDLEGIKILEFDVESVRFGFAESYEIRLGLGKTRLLAKFSDEVSSWKKPSYANETSFGSLINGIGSVAVIRSFKIVGPFDLMVEGDAHLSILLPNNATHAGLKRILVGEGITVEVSDAEEVSVFYSSNLSRLLNETRTSNGKVRTYPFRLPFCSPLLPLRVLGSATLSAYRTQNPNDYIRSSFLSKDSIELLPDKCFSRNTHTENSPLLDSLKPQFNMLESVFQRYLSNWILQNGLLAFVKVKMRASVVVQFQLELENTFGTNSSRYARLAEWRTKPTVERASFEVLARLDALRLKPLVIKKLKPLIVADSTEWRNLLPNISFTKFPSLLVPPEALTLDVKW